One Halobaculum roseum DNA segment encodes these proteins:
- a CDS encoding endonuclease V: MPDPVRPEYLPDPALDREAMEALQRDIADAAEFVDGLPFDPASVDVCGDSDDAVDLVDFGGDATDGDAEAPPAERDQRDGDPAGDPPLVAGVDQAFLDDRAVSAVVVLRGDEVIERTYAVTELSIPYIPGLLAFREGGPIVDALATLEADPDLYVLDGSGRVHFRQAGIATHVGVLFDAPAVGVAKSLLCGTPDDPVDGRPAGWRTPVRADDSVDAPAGTTIGHAYQSRQYDSSPVINPLYVSPGHRVSAGTAVDLVAALCDGYKLPEPTRLADAYADEAKREVAEGE; this comes from the coding sequence ATGCCCGACCCCGTCCGCCCGGAATACCTCCCGGATCCCGCGCTCGACCGAGAGGCGATGGAGGCGCTCCAGCGCGACATCGCCGACGCCGCCGAGTTCGTCGACGGGCTCCCGTTCGACCCCGCGAGCGTCGATGTCTGCGGCGACAGCGACGACGCCGTCGACCTCGTGGACTTCGGCGGCGACGCGACCGACGGCGACGCCGAGGCTCCTCCGGCCGAGCGCGACCAACGCGACGGCGACCCGGCCGGTGACCCGCCCCTCGTCGCCGGCGTCGACCAGGCGTTCCTCGACGACCGCGCCGTCTCGGCCGTCGTCGTGCTCCGCGGCGACGAGGTGATCGAGCGCACGTACGCGGTGACGGAGCTGTCGATCCCATACATCCCCGGGTTGCTGGCGTTCCGGGAGGGCGGTCCGATCGTCGACGCGCTGGCGACCCTGGAGGCCGACCCGGACCTGTACGTCCTCGACGGGAGCGGCCGCGTCCACTTCCGGCAGGCCGGAATAGCCACCCACGTCGGCGTCCTGTTCGACGCGCCGGCCGTCGGCGTCGCCAAGAGCCTCCTGTGCGGGACGCCCGACGACCCGGTCGACGGCCGGCCCGCGGGCTGGCGGACGCCGGTCCGAGCCGACGACTCGGTCGACGCGCCGGCGGGGACGACGATCGGGCACGCCTACCAGTCCCGGCAGTACGACTCCTCCCCGGTGATCAATCCGCTGTACGTGAGTCCCGGCCACCGCGTGAGCGCCGGGACCGCGGTCGATCTCGTCGCGGCGCTGTGTGACGGCTACAAGCTGCCCGAGCCCACGAGGCTGGCGGACGCGTACGCCGACGAGGCGAAGCGCGAGGTCGCCGAGGGCGAGTGA
- a CDS encoding DUF302 domain-containing protein yields the protein MQLPIDPEAIRGDDYGEKRATLEMDHADAVEHVRETFTAHGFGVPVEFSPSELLNEKVDAGRDPYYVLGACNPRMADRALDATDGRIGGLFACNVVIWEEEPGVQTVYHVSIMRIARLLGLDTDAEEMDRIIEETGEMVDAAYADLDSS from the coding sequence ATGCAGCTCCCCATCGATCCCGAGGCGATCCGCGGCGACGACTACGGCGAGAAGCGCGCGACGCTCGAGATGGACCACGCGGACGCGGTCGAACACGTCCGCGAGACGTTCACCGCCCACGGCTTCGGCGTCCCGGTCGAGTTCTCCCCGTCGGAGCTGCTCAACGAGAAGGTCGACGCCGGCCGCGACCCGTACTACGTGCTCGGCGCGTGTAACCCGCGGATGGCCGATCGCGCGCTCGACGCGACCGACGGCCGCATCGGCGGGTTGTTCGCCTGCAACGTCGTGATCTGGGAGGAGGAGCCGGGCGTACAGACCGTGTACCACGTCTCGATCATGCGGATCGCCCGGCTGCTCGGACTCGACACCGACGCCGAGGAGATGGACCGTATCATCGAGGAGACCGGCGAGATGGTCGACGCCGCCTACGCCGACCTCGACTCCTCGTAG
- the rnhA gene encoding ribonuclease HI has translation MPVIDCDPEAARERVTNAGVEVSAGNTDHERWRAERDGAVAVAYDDKVVVQGGDPQRLAALIREGGGRGHVYFDGASRGNPGPAAIGWAIVTGDGIVAEGGERIADTTNNKAEYEALIRALEAAVDYGLDEADVRGDSQLIVKQVRGEWNVNDPGLREKRVRALELLDRFDRWSIEHVPREINERADELANEAFEG, from the coding sequence ATGCCGGTCATCGACTGCGACCCCGAGGCGGCCCGCGAGCGGGTGACGAACGCGGGTGTCGAGGTGAGCGCGGGCAACACCGACCACGAACGCTGGCGCGCCGAGCGCGACGGCGCCGTCGCGGTGGCGTACGACGACAAGGTCGTCGTCCAGGGGGGCGACCCGCAGCGCCTCGCGGCGCTGATCCGCGAGGGCGGCGGCCGCGGCCACGTCTACTTCGACGGCGCCTCGCGCGGGAATCCCGGGCCGGCGGCGATCGGCTGGGCGATCGTCACCGGCGACGGCATCGTCGCCGAGGGGGGCGAGCGCATCGCGGACACGACCAACAACAAGGCCGAGTACGAGGCGCTGATCCGGGCGCTGGAGGCGGCCGTCGACTACGGGCTCGACGAGGCGGACGTTCGCGGCGACTCCCAGTTGATCGTCAAGCAGGTCCGCGGCGAGTGGAACGTGAACGACCCCGGACTCCGCGAGAAGCGCGTTCGCGCGCTGGAGCTGTTGGATCGGTTCGACCGCTGGAGCATCGAGCACGTCCCGAGGGAGATAAACGAGCGCGCCGACGAGTTGGCGAACGAGGCGTTCGAGGGCTGA
- a CDS encoding transcription initiation factor IIB: MTGPTRQRDERERRQWTGDDRGDGSATKTAEADEETEEDIDPEEFDEEDLVRTADGELMHEPTGLIVEEDHVDRGPEWRAFNHSERQEKSRVGAPVTETMHDKGLTTTIDWKDKDAYGRSLSSEKRSQMHRLRKWQERIRTKDAGERNLQFALSEIDRMASALGVPRSVREVASVIYRRALKEDLIRGRSIEGVATATLYAACRKEGIPRSLEEISEVSRVERKEIGRTYRYVSQELGLEMKPVDPKQYVPRFSSELDLSEEVKSKANEIIETTAEQGLLSGKSPTGFAAAAIYAASLLCNEKKTQREVADVAQVTEVTIRNRYQEQIEAMGIHG, translated from the coding sequence ATGACAGGGCCCACCCGGCAGCGTGACGAGCGCGAGCGACGGCAGTGGACCGGGGACGACCGAGGCGACGGATCGGCGACGAAGACGGCGGAAGCGGACGAGGAAACGGAGGAGGACATCGACCCGGAGGAGTTCGACGAGGAGGACCTCGTGCGCACGGCCGACGGCGAGCTGATGCACGAACCCACGGGACTGATCGTCGAGGAGGATCACGTGGATCGCGGGCCGGAGTGGCGGGCGTTCAACCACTCCGAACGCCAGGAGAAGTCGCGGGTGGGTGCACCCGTGACGGAGACGATGCACGACAAGGGGCTGACGACGACCATCGACTGGAAGGACAAGGACGCCTACGGTCGCTCGTTGAGCTCCGAGAAGCGGTCGCAGATGCACCGCCTGCGCAAGTGGCAGGAGCGCATCCGTACCAAGGACGCCGGCGAGCGCAACCTCCAGTTCGCCCTTTCGGAGATCGACCGGATGGCCAGCGCGCTGGGTGTCCCTCGCTCGGTCCGGGAGGTCGCCTCCGTCATCTATCGCCGCGCGCTCAAGGAGGACCTCATCCGCGGCCGCTCCATCGAGGGCGTCGCCACGGCGACGCTGTACGCCGCCTGTCGCAAGGAAGGGATCCCCCGTTCCCTGGAGGAGATCTCGGAGGTCTCGCGGGTCGAGCGCAAGGAGATCGGCCGGACCTACCGCTACGTCTCCCAGGAGCTCGGGCTGGAGATGAAGCCGGTCGACCCCAAGCAGTACGTTCCCCGCTTCAGTTCCGAACTCGACCTCAGCGAGGAGGTCAAATCGAAGGCCAACGAGATCATCGAGACGACCGCCGAGCAGGGACTGCTCTCGGGGAAATCGCCGACGGGCTTCGCCGCCGCCGCCATCTACGCGGCCTCCCTGCTGTGTAACGAGAAGAAGACTCAACGCGAGGTCGCCGACGTGGCACAGGTCACCGAGGTCACCATCCGCAACCGCTACCAGGAACAGATCGAGGCGATGGGGATCCACGGATAG
- a CDS encoding DUF7108 family protein yields the protein MEPTEDTTDATRAASTDENQGEADTDEADPGADGWDEELPKPTVDAAERLTRLAREAVDEAEAEAYREDRGDRLADHGFTARVREDDDTLVCYPDEWMEDGTVQIDRIEDTDRAVEVSLSGPGDPDDWSEIEEHNAALVERVAEEHDETHAANARAFADFMGNHYARPMDSADADEVREFLDEYFPRNAWPSEEQRDAVRASVRYVFEAADERTPL from the coding sequence ATGGAACCCACAGAGGACACCACCGACGCGACGCGAGCGGCATCGACCGACGAGAACCAGGGGGAGGCCGACACCGACGAGGCCGACCCGGGCGCCGACGGCTGGGACGAGGAACTCCCGAAGCCGACCGTCGACGCCGCCGAGCGACTCACTCGACTGGCCCGCGAGGCCGTCGACGAGGCGGAAGCCGAGGCCTACCGCGAGGACCGGGGCGACCGGCTCGCCGATCACGGCTTCACCGCCCGCGTTCGCGAGGACGACGACACGCTCGTGTGCTATCCCGACGAGTGGATGGAGGACGGAACGGTACAGATCGACCGCATCGAGGACACCGATCGCGCCGTCGAGGTGTCGCTCTCGGGGCCGGGCGACCCGGACGACTGGAGCGAGATCGAGGAGCATAACGCCGCGCTCGTCGAGCGGGTCGCCGAGGAACACGACGAGACCCACGCCGCGAACGCCCGCGCGTTCGCCGATTTCATGGGGAATCACTACGCGCGGCCGATGGACTCGGCCGACGCCGACGAGGTACGGGAGTTCCTCGACGAGTACTTCCCGCGCAACGCGTGGCCGTCGGAAGAACAGCGCGACGCCGTGCGGGCGTCGGTGCGGTACGTCTTCGAGGCCGCGGACGAGCGGACTCCCCTGTGA
- a CDS encoding inorganic diphosphatase, which produces MTNLWEDLETGPNAPEEIYAVVECLKGERNKYEYDKDIPGVMLDRVLHSNVHYPSDYGFIPQSYYDDEDPFDVLVLVEDRTFPGCVIEARPVALMKMDDDGEQDDKVIAVPSEDPRYDHIEDLEDIPQQQLDEIDEFFETYKNLEEGKEVETLGWEDKQAAMDAIEHAQDLYDEQFA; this is translated from the coding sequence ATGACGAACCTCTGGGAAGATCTCGAGACGGGACCGAACGCTCCCGAGGAGATCTACGCCGTCGTGGAGTGTCTGAAGGGAGAGCGGAACAAGTACGAGTACGACAAGGACATCCCCGGCGTGATGCTCGACCGCGTCCTCCACTCGAACGTTCACTACCCCTCGGACTACGGCTTCATCCCGCAGTCGTACTACGACGACGAGGACCCCTTCGACGTGCTGGTGCTCGTCGAGGACCGGACGTTCCCCGGCTGCGTCATCGAGGCGCGTCCGGTCGCGCTCATGAAGATGGACGACGACGGCGAGCAGGACGACAAGGTCATCGCCGTCCCGAGCGAGGACCCGCGGTACGACCACATCGAGGACCTGGAGGACATCCCGCAACAGCAGCTCGACGAGATCGACGAGTTCTTCGAGACCTACAAGAACCTCGAGGAGGGCAAGGAGGTCGAGACGCTGGGCTGGGAGGACAAGCAGGCCGCGATGGACGCCATCGAGCACGCCCAGGACCTCTACGACGAGCAGTTCGCGTAG
- the nreA gene encoding DNA repair protein NreA, whose product MKLDDYVEFEANERAERRRLAQEKSYELMDHLESFQHRFDEATGGDSVFGSVSPSIFVGSSNYPNLSTGLLSPVGHEDDAATYETSGAWYEEGVSISDVFERRTSLLNSNKGVDAREAASVHDAWDGFLGVQREVAIADRPVDVEVFLDDGPAIDYDVSPDDIATPTGPRARAADADLTENPHVPRPVKKTLEDDDWRAEGAMNYLYRRGFDVYDINTVLSAGALGRDDQRRLVPTRWSITAVDDTIGKYLRGTIRDRRSVDTVHVWRNEYLGNAFWVILAPGDWEFELVEMKSPGSIWHPDPEGDTYLSSAHENREGRSAYVDETAGAYYASRFGVLEHLSERGRQAKVLVLRHVSDDYWGPVGVWQVRESVRNAFEGEHGEAETFEEAVRGVSEQLPVSLARLRGKSTMVAGLQSSLADWTT is encoded by the coding sequence GTGAAGCTGGACGACTACGTCGAGTTCGAGGCGAACGAGCGGGCCGAGCGCCGACGGCTCGCCCAGGAGAAGTCCTACGAGCTGATGGACCACCTCGAGTCGTTCCAGCACCGCTTCGACGAGGCGACCGGCGGCGACTCCGTGTTCGGGTCCGTCTCGCCGTCGATCTTCGTCGGCTCCTCGAACTACCCGAACCTCTCGACGGGCCTGCTGTCGCCGGTCGGCCACGAGGACGACGCCGCGACCTACGAGACGAGCGGCGCGTGGTACGAGGAGGGCGTCTCCATCTCGGACGTGTTCGAGCGGCGCACCTCGCTGCTCAACTCGAACAAGGGGGTCGACGCGCGCGAGGCCGCGAGCGTCCACGACGCCTGGGACGGCTTCCTCGGCGTCCAGCGCGAGGTCGCCATCGCCGACCGCCCGGTCGACGTGGAGGTGTTCCTCGACGACGGCCCGGCCATCGACTACGACGTGTCGCCCGACGACATCGCGACGCCGACGGGACCGCGCGCCCGCGCCGCCGACGCGGACCTGACGGAGAACCCGCACGTCCCGCGGCCGGTGAAGAAGACGCTGGAGGACGACGACTGGCGCGCGGAGGGGGCGATGAACTACCTCTATCGCCGCGGGTTCGACGTGTACGACATCAACACCGTCCTCTCGGCGGGCGCGCTCGGCCGCGACGACCAGCGACGGCTGGTGCCGACGCGGTGGTCCATCACCGCCGTCGACGACACGATCGGGAAGTACCTCCGGGGGACGATCCGCGACCGCCGGAGCGTCGACACCGTCCATGTGTGGCGCAACGAGTACCTCGGCAACGCCTTCTGGGTGATCCTCGCGCCCGGCGACTGGGAGTTCGAGTTGGTCGAGATGAAGTCGCCGGGGAGCATCTGGCACCCCGACCCCGAGGGCGACACGTACCTCTCGTCGGCCCACGAGAACCGCGAGGGACGGTCGGCGTACGTCGACGAGACGGCGGGCGCGTACTACGCCTCCCGCTTCGGCGTGCTCGAACACCTCTCCGAGCGCGGCCGACAGGCGAAGGTGCTCGTCCTCAGACACGTCTCCGACGACTACTGGGGGCCGGTCGGCGTCTGGCAGGTACGCGAGAGCGTCCGCAACGCCTTCGAGGGCGAACACGGCGAGGCCGAGACGTTCGAGGAGGCCGTCCGCGGCGTGAGCGAGCAGCTTCCGGTGTCGCTCGCGCGGCTCCGAGGGAAATCGACGATGGTCGCGGGCCTGCAGTCGAGTCTCGCGGACTGGACGACGTAG
- a CDS encoding PadR family transcriptional regulator, with translation MSEAQSKTEVVDIARDLTAFQQNILVILSEEAMYGLAIKRELESYYDAEVNHGRLYPNLDDLVELDLVEKSELDKRTNQYELTETGRKAVLDRLDWVVGKYVTDESRADDIRALVDDALDA, from the coding sequence ATGTCAGAGGCACAATCGAAAACCGAAGTGGTCGATATCGCGCGCGATCTCACCGCGTTCCAACAGAACATCCTCGTCATCCTCTCGGAGGAGGCGATGTACGGGCTCGCGATCAAGCGAGAGCTCGAGAGCTACTACGACGCCGAGGTCAACCACGGGCGACTCTACCCCAACCTCGACGACCTCGTCGAGCTCGACCTGGTGGAGAAGAGCGAACTCGACAAGCGGACGAACCAGTACGAGCTGACCGAGACCGGCCGCAAGGCCGTGCTCGACCGCCTGGACTGGGTCGTCGGCAAGTACGTCACCGACGAGTCGCGCGCGGACGACATCCGTGCGCTCGTCGACGACGCGCTCGACGCGTAA
- a CDS encoding rhomboid family intramembrane serine protease, whose protein sequence is MAKCAECGEYENLPYQCRRCGQTFCSEHRLPENHDCAGLGEWNDPGGVFDSGFDDGVEEGDSGGVGSRVKSRIDRETSTGGIMGAFRGNMTYVFLAAMWVTFAAQWAVILTGGPWQDIFVLSERALLQGYVWTVVTSIFSHSPTVFFHIAGNSIALYFFGPLVERYLGSKRFTAMFLITGAVAGLSQIGVGALLGASPAGGVLGASGAIMAVMGFLSVVNPNLKVMLLIPPIPLKIRTITLLYAGFSLFGVVSSGSVLGGAGGIAHAAHLSGLVLGVLYANVADGRRSVPNQIGSGGGGLGGGRRRF, encoded by the coding sequence ATGGCGAAGTGCGCGGAGTGCGGCGAGTACGAGAACCTCCCGTACCAGTGCAGACGCTGCGGACAGACCTTCTGCTCGGAGCACCGGCTTCCGGAGAACCACGACTGCGCGGGGCTCGGGGAGTGGAACGATCCCGGCGGCGTCTTCGACTCCGGCTTCGACGACGGCGTCGAGGAGGGCGACTCCGGCGGCGTCGGCTCCCGGGTGAAGTCCAGGATCGACCGCGAGACGAGCACCGGCGGCATCATGGGCGCGTTCCGCGGAAACATGACGTACGTGTTCCTCGCGGCGATGTGGGTCACGTTCGCCGCCCAGTGGGCGGTGATCCTCACGGGCGGCCCGTGGCAGGACATCTTCGTGCTCAGCGAGCGCGCCCTCCTGCAGGGGTACGTCTGGACGGTCGTCACCTCCATCTTCTCGCACTCCCCGACGGTCTTCTTCCACATCGCGGGCAACTCCATCGCGCTGTACTTCTTCGGCCCGCTGGTCGAGCGCTACCTCGGCTCGAAGCGCTTCACCGCGATGTTCCTCATCACGGGCGCGGTCGCCGGCCTCTCGCAGATCGGCGTGGGCGCGCTGCTCGGGGCGTCGCCCGCCGGCGGCGTTCTCGGCGCCTCGGGGGCGATCATGGCCGTCATGGGCTTCCTCTCGGTCGTGAACCCGAACCTGAAGGTGATGCTGCTCATCCCGCCGATCCCCCTGAAGATCCGGACGATCACGCTGCTGTACGCCGGCTTCTCGCTGTTCGGCGTCGTCTCCAGCGGGAGCGTCCTCGGCGGCGCCGGCGGCATCGCCCACGCGGCCCACCTCTCGGGGCTCGTCCTCGGCGTCCTCTACGCGAACGTCGCCGACGGCCGCCGGAGCGTTCCCAACCAGATCGGCAGCGGCGGCGGCGGGCTCGGCGGCGGCCGCCGGCGGTTCTGA
- a CDS encoding DUF5789 family protein: MADDDEPEEEEPAVELGEGPTIEGAPLARVASRLTWPQEKSKVLDKEGDATVRTPDGPRDLEDVLSEVDITYFDRRQTFVDAVEDVIGRGPVQTAE, from the coding sequence ATGGCTGACGACGACGAACCCGAGGAAGAGGAGCCCGCCGTCGAGCTCGGCGAGGGTCCGACGATCGAGGGGGCGCCGCTGGCGCGTGTCGCCTCCCGGCTCACGTGGCCCCAGGAGAAATCGAAGGTCCTCGACAAGGAAGGCGACGCGACCGTCCGGACGCCGGACGGCCCCCGCGACCTCGAGGACGTGCTGAGCGAGGTCGATATCACCTACTTCGACCGCCGCCAGACGTTCGTCGACGCCGTCGAGGACGTTATCGGCCGCGGTCCGGTCCAGACGGCGGAGTAG